From a single Triticum dicoccoides isolate Atlit2015 ecotype Zavitan unplaced genomic scaffold, WEW_v2.0 scaffold183731, whole genome shotgun sequence genomic region:
- the LOC119344745 gene encoding probable serine/threonine-protein kinase At1g01540 produces MVPAYSIHRALCLEYMENGSLEKCISVVSSGHDWPTRYAIINGICKGLHYLHEELKPPVFHMDLKPANVLLDDDMMPRISDFGISRLVGEKRTWETKYWKGTLGYLPREYIDHCLISNKVDIFSLGVMILQIMAGPKGYSQSCDISPSEKFIELLVGKWRNRLQATPMGALESICQQVRTCIMLALQCVDPDRHKRPVIGSICFSLAYTGAIWTPSYYTIGEVVDDNKLDKMVRYTGKPKTQVDRAREALNLVHEENKEILAFRTLAHIVPFSKTGTHCLIYNATGDNLHYVDN; encoded by the exons TTGTATCTAGTGGACATGATTGGCCCACACGTTATGCAATAATTAACGGGATTTGCAAGGGTTTGCACTACCTTCACGAGGAACTGAAACCTCCTGTTTTTCATATGGATTTAAAGCCAGCGAATGTACTGCTAGATGATGACATGATGCCTAGAATTTCTGATTTCGGAATCTCGAGACTAGTGGGAGAAAAACGAACATGGGAAACTAAATATTGGAAAGGAACATT GGGGTACTTACCACGAGAATATATAGACCATTGTCTAATTTCGAATAAGGTGGACATATTCAGCTTGGGTGTTATGATTCTACAGATAATGGCAGGACCTAAGGGCTACTCGCAAAGTTGTGACATATCCCCAAGCGAAAAATTCATTGAGCTT CTAGTTGGAAAATGGAGGAATAGGCTACAGGCAACACCAATGGGTGCGTTGGAGTCCATCTGCCAGCAAGTCAGGACATGCATTATGCTAGCTTTACAATGTGTGGACCCTGATCGGCACAAGAGGCCGGTGATAGGGTCCATTTGTTTTTCGCTAGCATATACAGGGGCGATATGGACCCCTAGTTATTATACTATCGGTGAAGTGGTGGACGACAACAAGTTGGATAAAATGGTAAGGTACACGGGCAAACCTAAGACGCAGGTAGACCGAGCACGAGAGGCCTTGAACCTAGTGCACGAGGAAAATAAGGAGATCTTGGCTTTTAGGACATTGGCCCATATTGTACCATTTTCCAAAACGGGTACGCACTGCCTCATCTATAACGCGACCGGTGATAACCTCCACTATGTCGACAAC